One region of Streptomyces davaonensis JCM 4913 genomic DNA includes:
- the rosA gene encoding N,N-8-amino-8-demethyl-D-riboflavin dimethyltransferase RosA, giving the protein MRPEPTEHPERTAAQRLYQYNVDLKVAFVLYAVAKLHLPDLLADGPRTTADLAAATGSDPSRLRRLLRAAAGADALREVPEDSFELAPMGDLLRSGHPRSMRGMTTFFAEPDVLAAYGDLVESVRTGVPAFQLRHREPLYDFLARPQHKEVRDEFDAAMVEFGQYFADDFLTSFDFGRFTRFADIGGGRGQFLAGVLTAVPSSTGVLVDGPAVAASAHKFLASQNLTERVEVRIGDFFDVLPTGCDAYVLRGVLEDWADADAVRLLVRIRQAMGDAPEARLLILDSVIGETGELGKVLDLDMLVLVEGEHRTRAQWDDLLARAGFDIVGIHPAGDVWAVIECRGTAG; this is encoded by the coding sequence ATGCGGCCGGAACCGACCGAGCACCCCGAACGCACCGCGGCACAACGCCTCTATCAGTACAACGTCGACCTCAAGGTCGCCTTCGTGCTGTACGCCGTGGCCAAGCTGCACCTCCCCGATCTCCTCGCCGACGGCCCGCGCACCACCGCGGACCTGGCCGCCGCGACCGGCTCCGACCCATCCCGGCTGCGCCGCCTGCTGCGCGCGGCGGCCGGCGCCGACGCGCTGCGCGAGGTGCCCGAGGACAGCTTCGAACTGGCCCCGATGGGCGACCTGTTGCGCTCCGGCCACCCCCGCTCCATGCGCGGCATGACGACGTTCTTCGCCGAACCGGACGTCCTCGCCGCCTACGGTGACCTGGTGGAGTCCGTCCGCACCGGAGTCCCCGCCTTCCAACTGCGTCATCGAGAACCGCTCTACGACTTCCTCGCCCGGCCGCAACACAAGGAAGTCCGCGACGAGTTCGACGCGGCGATGGTCGAGTTCGGCCAGTACTTCGCCGACGACTTCCTGACCTCGTTCGACTTCGGGCGCTTCACCCGCTTCGCCGACATCGGCGGCGGCCGCGGTCAGTTCCTCGCCGGAGTGCTGACAGCCGTCCCGTCGTCGACCGGGGTGCTGGTGGACGGGCCGGCGGTGGCCGCGAGCGCCCACAAGTTCCTCGCCTCACAGAATCTGACCGAGCGGGTCGAGGTACGGATCGGGGACTTCTTCGACGTCCTGCCCACCGGCTGCGACGCCTACGTCCTGCGAGGAGTGCTGGAGGACTGGGCGGACGCCGACGCCGTACGCCTGCTCGTCCGCATCCGCCAGGCCATGGGCGACGCCCCCGAGGCCCGGCTGCTCATCCTGGACTCGGTGATCGGCGAGACCGGGGAGCTGGGCAAGGTGCTGGACCTCGACATGCTGGTGCTGGTCGAGGGCGAGCACCGCACCCGCGCCCAGTGGGACGACCTGCTGGCACGCGCGGGCTTCGACATCGTCGGCATCCACCCGGCCGGGGACGTGTGGGCCGTCATCGAATGCCGCGGCACGGCCGGCTGA
- a CDS encoding SRPBCC domain-containing protein: MHTTRVSWRVNAERAAVYRALLDADAVERWRVPDGMSARVHVFEARVGGAFRVSLTYEMPTGTGKTQANTDTYHGHFTELVPDERVVEELEFETPDPALRGTMTMTTTLSDADGGGTDVLVVHEGLPDAVPAADNETGTRMALARLAGLVESGQGPR; encoded by the coding sequence ATGCACACCACACGGGTCTCCTGGCGGGTGAACGCGGAGCGCGCGGCCGTGTACCGGGCGCTGCTGGACGCGGACGCGGTCGAGCGCTGGCGGGTGCCCGACGGGATGTCGGCGCGGGTCCATGTCTTCGAGGCCCGGGTGGGCGGTGCCTTCCGGGTGTCACTCACCTATGAGATGCCGACCGGCACCGGGAAGACGCAGGCGAACACCGACACCTACCACGGGCACTTCACCGAGCTGGTGCCCGATGAACGGGTGGTGGAGGAGCTGGAGTTCGAGACCCCGGATCCCGCGCTGCGCGGCACGATGACGATGACGACCACCCTCAGCGACGCGGACGGCGGCGGTACGGACGTCCTCGTGGTGCACGAGGGACTTCCGGACGCGGTGCCCGCCGCGGACAACGAGACGGGCACGCGTATGGCCCTGGCCCGACTGGCCGGGCTCGTGGAGAGCGGTCAGGGCCCCCGCTGA
- a CDS encoding beta-ketoacyl-[acyl-carrier-protein] synthase family protein, with product MPRSVVVTGIGVVCSLGADVDELWKGLLAGRSGIGPVTRFDPERFRSRYAAEIDDSRVTFAPGPLRFEIKRMSGFVRYALFAAEQALTDSALTEREGGGVYLGVAMGGLPSIEAGVLQQEREGPRRTSPFLIPSLIPNMAASMIALRHGIEGEQVTVAGACASGCQAVGQAMRAIRSGARTWALAGGAEAVTTPVTYSGFEAMRALSRGADPELTPRPFDRDRDGMIVGEAAAVFVLEEREHAEARGAVIHGELTGFASNSGGEGITGLSADHIRACMTDALTDADTRADAVDCVFAQASGMVQGDAAELAAIRAATAGTERRPAVTSIKGHTGYAFAANGPMNLAAALMALRHQTVPPTLKLDRTEPPFADVDIAREPRERVIRRCLINAFGFGGINASLVVSRA from the coding sequence GTGCCGCGCAGCGTGGTGGTCACCGGGATCGGGGTCGTCTGCTCCCTCGGTGCGGACGTCGACGAGCTGTGGAAGGGGCTGCTCGCCGGACGGTCCGGGATCGGCCCGGTGACCCGCTTCGACCCCGAACGGTTCCGCTCCCGGTACGCCGCCGAGATCGACGACTCCCGGGTGACCTTCGCACCGGGCCCGCTCCGCTTCGAGATCAAGCGCATGAGCGGCTTCGTGCGCTACGCGCTGTTCGCCGCCGAACAGGCGCTCACGGACAGCGCGCTCACCGAACGCGAGGGCGGCGGGGTGTATCTGGGGGTCGCCATGGGCGGGCTGCCCAGCATCGAGGCCGGAGTGCTCCAGCAGGAACGGGAAGGGCCACGGAGGACCAGTCCCTTTCTGATCCCCTCCCTGATCCCCAACATGGCCGCGAGCATGATCGCGCTGCGCCATGGCATCGAAGGGGAGCAGGTGACGGTCGCCGGTGCCTGCGCGAGCGGCTGTCAGGCGGTGGGGCAGGCGATGCGGGCCATCCGCTCCGGGGCCCGCACCTGGGCCCTCGCGGGCGGCGCGGAGGCGGTGACCACGCCCGTCACCTACTCCGGCTTCGAGGCGATGAGGGCGCTCAGCCGCGGTGCGGACCCGGAACTGACACCCCGTCCGTTCGACCGGGACAGGGACGGCATGATCGTCGGCGAGGCCGCCGCCGTCTTCGTACTGGAGGAGCGGGAGCACGCCGAGGCGCGGGGCGCGGTGATCCACGGCGAGCTGACCGGCTTCGCGTCCAACAGCGGCGGCGAGGGCATCACCGGACTGTCCGCCGACCACATCAGGGCGTGCATGACGGATGCGCTCACCGACGCCGACACCCGAGCGGACGCGGTGGACTGCGTGTTCGCGCAGGCCTCCGGCATGGTGCAGGGGGACGCGGCCGAACTGGCGGCGATACGGGCCGCGACGGCGGGCACCGAACGGCGTCCCGCGGTCACCTCGATCAAGGGGCACACGGGTTACGCGTTCGCCGCCAACGGCCCGATGAACCTCGCCGCCGCCCTGATGGCGCTGCGCCACCAGACCGTGCCGCCGACCCTGAAACTGGACCGCACCGAACCGCCGTTCGCCGATGTCGACATCGCCCGTGAGCCGCGTGAGCGAGTGATCCGACGTTGTCTGATCAACGCGTTCGGATTCGGTGGGATCAATGCCAGCCTGGTGGTGTCCCGCGCATAG
- a CDS encoding B12-binding domain-containing radical SAM protein, with product MRKLNILCVQLGFHEAYPDASTLATTYNDGIYYVASFVQQEFPDARVEMCQMFWGEKPDDFPLAAYDYILISALATHFWSNIEALELIKREKRSDCVVIMGGPHAAFAPYEALRYADYAVIAEGEIPSVQLIRALEAGDPVTGVDNLAYIAADGRMVVGQVARYGNIANAINPRLLARAPKLHWATVSMSRGCPFDCSFCYAIRLLGRKFRTKTAEDVRGELDAIYEQTGCNRFYVTDLNFTTRKNYCREIAQTFRDRNYKFIAMSRVNHADDMDLVLDLKRSGFEEYCLGVESEDPSVLKAFNKRVDPSEQTRRLIRFAENDIAIHSAIIFGLDVQDRPAIEATAQWCAEARIMHPVFVCLAEYPFQDLLYGARQDVEDHRIIMEVPTYQHYSFVGIFPRRMRPSELQRGILDSYDIFFKRAFEIEQRPQRRARLKSYSRSVDRGRAGMEQHIRFLEDLEKPYYTASGELKEDRLKADFDSRHGELRDWLAKSSKRTDVEFVKRYAR from the coding sequence ATGAGGAAACTGAACATCCTCTGCGTCCAACTCGGCTTCCACGAGGCATATCCCGACGCCTCCACCCTCGCGACGACCTACAACGACGGCATCTACTACGTCGCGTCCTTCGTTCAGCAGGAATTCCCCGACGCCCGCGTCGAGATGTGCCAGATGTTCTGGGGCGAGAAGCCCGACGACTTCCCGCTGGCCGCCTACGACTACATCCTCATCTCGGCCCTCGCCACCCACTTCTGGTCCAACATCGAGGCGCTGGAGCTGATCAAGCGGGAGAAGCGCTCCGACTGCGTGGTCATCATGGGCGGACCGCACGCCGCGTTCGCGCCCTACGAAGCCCTGCGCTACGCCGACTACGCGGTGATCGCCGAGGGCGAGATCCCCTCCGTCCAGCTGATCAGGGCGCTGGAGGCGGGCGACCCGGTCACCGGCGTCGACAACCTCGCCTACATCGCCGCCGACGGCCGGATGGTCGTGGGCCAGGTCGCCCGGTACGGCAACATCGCCAACGCGATCAACCCCCGACTCCTCGCCCGCGCGCCCAAGCTGCACTGGGCCACGGTCTCCATGTCCCGAGGCTGCCCCTTCGACTGCTCCTTCTGCTACGCCATCCGCCTGCTGGGCCGGAAGTTCCGCACCAAGACGGCCGAGGACGTGCGCGGCGAACTGGACGCCATCTACGAGCAGACCGGGTGCAACCGCTTCTACGTCACCGACCTCAACTTCACGACCCGCAAGAACTACTGCCGGGAGATCGCCCAGACCTTCCGGGACCGCAACTACAAGTTCATCGCCATGAGCCGGGTCAACCACGCCGACGACATGGACCTCGTCCTCGACCTCAAGCGCTCGGGGTTCGAGGAGTACTGCCTGGGAGTGGAGTCGGAGGACCCGAGCGTCCTCAAGGCGTTCAACAAGCGCGTCGACCCCTCGGAACAGACCCGCCGGCTGATCCGCTTCGCCGAGAACGACATCGCCATCCACTCGGCGATCATCTTCGGCCTCGACGTCCAGGACCGCCCGGCCATCGAGGCCACCGCCCAGTGGTGCGCCGAGGCCCGTATCATGCACCCGGTCTTCGTGTGCCTGGCCGAATACCCTTTCCAGGACCTGCTCTACGGGGCCAGGCAGGACGTCGAGGACCACCGGATCATCATGGAGGTGCCGACCTACCAGCACTACTCCTTCGTCGGCATCTTCCCGCGCCGGATGCGCCCGAGCGAACTCCAGCGGGGCATCCTCGACAGCTACGACATCTTCTTCAAGCGGGCCTTCGAGATCGAGCAACGCCCGCAGCGGCGCGCCCGGCTGAAGTCGTACTCCCGCAGTGTGGACCGCGGACGCGCCGGCATGGAGCAGCACATCCGCTTCCTGGAGGACCTGGAGAAGCCGTACTACACCGCCTCCGGGGAGCTCAAGGAGGACCGGCTGAAGGCCGACTTCGACTCGCGGCACGGCGAACTGCGCGACTGGCTGGCGAAGTCGTCCAAGCGCACCGACGTCGAGTTCGTGAAGCGATACGCGCGATGA
- a CDS encoding PaaI family thioesterase, which translates to MSSASTHFEKLTRCCMRCRISRYLNKTIEIEKAGVARVAIPFQPDLTQNADFLHAAMLFEVGDTAGFMAANSLEETYSVLTVDYHINLIRPVRKEGVYALGEVVTAGKTIYVARSDVYSESGKLVAAGQGTYTVSKILLADLDGYND; encoded by the coding sequence TTGAGTTCCGCGTCGACGCACTTCGAGAAGCTCACCCGCTGCTGCATGCGGTGCAGGATCTCCCGGTACCTGAACAAGACCATCGAGATCGAGAAGGCCGGTGTGGCACGGGTGGCCATCCCGTTCCAGCCGGACCTGACGCAGAACGCGGACTTCCTGCACGCGGCCATGCTCTTCGAGGTCGGCGACACCGCCGGGTTCATGGCCGCCAACTCCCTGGAGGAGACCTACAGCGTCCTGACCGTCGACTACCACATCAATCTGATCCGGCCGGTGCGCAAGGAGGGCGTCTACGCCCTCGGCGAGGTGGTGACCGCCGGGAAGACCATCTACGTCGCCCGCAGCGACGTCTACTCCGAGAGCGGCAAGCTCGTCGCGGCGGGACAGGGCACCTACACGGTGTCGAAGATCCTCCTCGCCGACCTCGACGGCTACAACGACTGA
- a CDS encoding AMIN-like domain-containing (lipo)protein produces the protein MRRIRTTGVALAAVAALALPALPAATASAATATATTACPTGWGSLAEVRSTATTKPLTNIRTGRHACFDRMVVDLPGAGRSGLGYSVRYVSTLYQDGSGRPIPVAGGAVLEVRIAAPAYDHETGAPTYPGRVNRPLPGVDLTGYRTFRDTRFGGSFEGETLVGLGVRARLPFRVLVLTDRIVVDVAHNWTGAR, from the coding sequence ATGCGAAGAATCAGAACAACAGGGGTGGCGCTCGCCGCCGTCGCCGCCCTGGCGCTGCCGGCCCTGCCCGCCGCCACCGCCTCGGCCGCCACCGCCACGGCCACCACGGCGTGCCCGACCGGCTGGGGCAGCCTGGCCGAGGTCCGGTCCACCGCCACGACAAAACCGCTCACGAACATCAGGACCGGCCGTCACGCCTGCTTCGACCGCATGGTCGTCGATCTGCCGGGCGCGGGCCGCTCCGGGCTCGGCTACTCGGTCCGGTACGTGTCCACGCTGTACCAGGACGGCTCCGGCCGTCCGATCCCCGTCGCCGGAGGTGCCGTCCTGGAGGTCCGGATCGCGGCGCCCGCCTACGACCACGAGACCGGTGCCCCCACCTATCCGGGCCGGGTGAACAGGCCCCTGCCGGGGGTCGACCTGACCGGTTACCGCACCTTCCGGGACACCCGGTTCGGCGGCAGCTTCGAAGGGGAGACGCTCGTCGGGCTCGGGGTCCGCGCCCGGCTGCCGTTCCGGGTGCTGGTGCTCACCGACCGGATCGTCGTGGACGTCGCCCACAACTGGACCGGAGCCCGCTGA
- a CDS encoding B12-binding domain-containing radical SAM protein codes for MGGNWYDRTDTYMAWTCAVDLDDRLSVSCPPTGLRFIKHNVPDVEILEYPTWQEYLDALHAEDWDMVGLSFYTWSTPVAIEMAKCAREAGVPEIWAGNYGVLSPGIDQYFTRLVKGAGEAPIHQYVYDKPLPRVRHPAMLGESGFRGMSSPVGYLYSKRGCNIGCTFCSTPIFNPKEEAIFMEDTYAALDAYRDAKVAHVIIYDESFFLTNQLAEQVVDALAERELPWICLTRADLIRGRIPELTDRCMDGAIVGIESYRDKNVADVKKRDDVYNVRQTVRELIDNGRRALGTFMVGFAEDTIEDMQYDIEQLSEEGLFACQLTLLTPFHGTRLYRQMEHLIDEPDLSKHDLYNLVWKHPNMDRTEARDLLAWAQRRVNDPDRIAARLKQEMKTKVRKELARRHAERQVSPSGSPS; via the coding sequence GTGGGCGGAAACTGGTACGACCGCACCGACACCTATATGGCGTGGACCTGTGCGGTCGACCTCGACGACCGGCTTTCCGTGTCCTGTCCGCCGACCGGGCTCCGATTCATCAAGCACAATGTGCCGGACGTCGAGATCCTGGAGTACCCGACCTGGCAGGAGTACCTCGACGCGCTGCACGCCGAGGACTGGGACATGGTCGGCCTCAGCTTCTACACCTGGTCCACGCCGGTCGCGATCGAGATGGCCAAGTGCGCCCGCGAAGCCGGGGTGCCGGAGATCTGGGCGGGCAACTACGGAGTCCTCTCGCCCGGCATCGACCAGTACTTCACCCGGCTGGTGAAGGGCGCCGGCGAGGCCCCGATCCACCAGTACGTCTACGACAAGCCGCTGCCGCGCGTACGCCACCCCGCGATGCTGGGGGAGAGCGGCTTCCGCGGCATGAGTTCGCCGGTCGGTTACCTCTACTCCAAGCGCGGCTGCAACATCGGCTGCACCTTTTGCTCGACCCCGATCTTCAATCCCAAAGAAGAAGCCATCTTCATGGAGGACACGTACGCGGCACTCGACGCGTACCGGGATGCCAAGGTCGCGCACGTCATCATCTACGACGAGAGCTTCTTCCTCACCAACCAGCTGGCCGAACAGGTCGTGGACGCCCTCGCCGAGCGCGAACTGCCCTGGATCTGCCTCACCCGCGCCGACCTGATCCGCGGCCGGATCCCCGAACTCACCGACCGCTGCATGGACGGCGCCATCGTCGGCATCGAGTCCTACCGGGACAAGAACGTCGCCGACGTCAAGAAGCGGGACGACGTCTACAACGTACGGCAGACCGTGCGCGAACTGATCGACAACGGTCGCCGGGCGCTCGGCACCTTCATGGTCGGATTCGCCGAGGACACCATCGAGGACATGCAGTACGACATCGAACAGCTCAGTGAGGAAGGGCTGTTCGCCTGCCAGCTGACGCTGCTCACCCCCTTCCACGGCACCCGGCTGTACCGGCAGATGGAGCATCTGATCGACGAGCCGGACCTCAGCAAGCACGACCTGTACAACCTGGTGTGGAAGCACCCGAACATGGACCGTACCGAAGCGCGCGACCTGCTCGCCTGGGCGCAGCGCCGGGTCAACGACCCGGACCGCATCGCCGCCCGGCTGAAGCAGGAGATGAAGACGAAGGTCCGCAAGGAACTCGCGCGCCGGCACGCCGAGCGGCAGGTCAGCCCCTCGGGATCGCCGTCATGA
- a CDS encoding SseB family protein: METPINRHTATPARQALDALVDNHEDTAALDTLAGSEVLVPVPDDIGEEEATDPDAVALPVLEQPGGEPMVPVFTSEPAMAELLPFVGRYRLVPLGALAAQWPADDLSLTIDAGSAHPLTLTSEGVRTLLARP, from the coding sequence ATGGAGACACCCATAAACCGCCACACCGCCACACCGGCCCGACAGGCGCTGGACGCACTCGTCGACAACCACGAGGACACCGCGGCGCTGGACACGCTCGCCGGCAGCGAGGTGCTGGTGCCGGTGCCGGACGACATCGGCGAGGAGGAGGCGACCGACCCGGACGCCGTCGCCCTGCCCGTGCTGGAGCAGCCGGGCGGCGAGCCCATGGTGCCCGTGTTCACCTCGGAGCCCGCGATGGCCGAGCTGCTGCCCTTCGTGGGCCGCTACCGGCTGGTGCCGCTGGGCGCGCTCGCCGCGCAGTGGCCCGCCGACGACCTGTCCCTGACCATCGACGCGGGCTCCGCGCACCCGCTCACGCTCACCTCCGAGGGAGTGCGCACGCTGTTGGCCCGGCCCTGA
- the rosC gene encoding 8-demethyl-8-aminoriboflavin-5'-phosphate phosphatase, giving the protein MSDGRESFLEVMRSVYERYLVGVPGVSEVWLIRHADSYTGLEDYDGDPRDPALSEKGRAQARLLAARLAGVPLHGVWASGAHRAQQTASAVAAEHGLRVRTDARLREVRTNWDDGRPSELKPHGVYPFPEPEKEVAERMRTAVTAAVAATPPAPDGTTRVAVVGHDSALVILMGSLMNLGWGQLDMILPLTSVSVLAVKDERMVVRSIGDATHLAAAPSDVI; this is encoded by the coding sequence GTGAGTGACGGACGCGAGAGCTTTCTTGAGGTCATGCGCTCGGTGTACGAGCGCTATCTGGTGGGGGTCCCCGGGGTCAGCGAGGTCTGGCTGATCCGGCACGCCGACTCCTACACCGGCCTCGAGGACTACGACGGGGACCCGCGCGATCCCGCCCTGTCCGAGAAGGGCAGAGCACAGGCGCGGCTGCTGGCGGCCCGTCTCGCCGGGGTCCCGCTGCACGGGGTGTGGGCCAGCGGCGCGCACCGCGCCCAGCAGACGGCGTCGGCCGTCGCCGCCGAGCACGGGCTGCGCGTCCGGACCGACGCACGGCTGCGGGAGGTGCGCACCAACTGGGACGACGGACGGCCCAGCGAGCTGAAGCCGCATGGCGTGTACCCCTTCCCCGAGCCGGAGAAGGAGGTCGCCGAACGCATGCGGACCGCGGTCACGGCAGCCGTCGCCGCCACCCCTCCGGCGCCCGACGGGACGACCCGGGTGGCGGTGGTCGGCCATGACTCGGCCCTGGTCATCCTGATGGGCAGCCTGATGAACCTCGGCTGGGGCCAGCTGGACATGATCCTGCCGCTGACCAGCGTCTCCGTCCTCGCCGTCAAGGACGAGCGGATGGTCGTACGGTCCATCGGCGACGCCACCCATCTGGCCGCGGCCCCGTCCGACGTGATCTGA
- a CDS encoding acyl carrier protein gives MQDEKQDLELFDKLVGHIGEFVERDVSHLTPRSHLNNSIEGMSSLKMIELLLYLEDCFGVDFEESAMDKLETMQDLEDYIRQTQDAARQQA, from the coding sequence ATGCAGGACGAGAAGCAGGACCTGGAGCTGTTCGACAAACTCGTCGGCCACATCGGCGAGTTCGTCGAGCGGGATGTCTCCCATCTGACGCCGCGGTCGCACCTCAACAACTCCATCGAGGGCATGAGCTCGCTCAAGATGATCGAGCTGCTGCTCTATCTGGAGGACTGCTTCGGCGTCGACTTCGAGGAGTCCGCGATGGACAAGCTGGAGACCATGCAGGACCTGGAGGACTACATAAGGCAGACCCAGGACGCGGCCCGGCAGCAGGCGTGA
- a CDS encoding phytanoyl-CoA dioxygenase family protein, whose protein sequence is MSSEEQRIAYADQGWCLAPRTLGQDALAKVRSSVRAIAATERPEVVYEEGTRTVRALHGCHRYDEVCAELVRHPVLLDLAEALIGGPVYLYQFKVNIKSPRQGRKWPWHQDYAFWAHEDGMPEPDAVNIALHLDEVHESNGPLTVLTGSHTLGLVTTGGTARGRDWQDHVSARLTHTIPEDEIPALTAKFPPRSLLGPAGTVAAFHPSIVHSSTDNTSADRRAVLLLTYNSVTNTPTRLTRPAFLVDPDSTPVRRLANALT, encoded by the coding sequence ATGAGCAGCGAGGAACAGCGCATCGCCTACGCCGACCAGGGCTGGTGCCTGGCACCGCGGACCCTCGGCCAGGACGCGCTCGCCAAGGTGCGGTCGAGTGTCCGGGCCATCGCCGCAACCGAACGCCCCGAGGTGGTCTACGAGGAGGGCACCCGCACGGTCCGCGCCCTGCACGGCTGCCACCGCTACGACGAGGTGTGCGCCGAACTCGTCCGCCACCCGGTGCTGCTGGATCTGGCCGAGGCACTGATCGGCGGGCCGGTGTACCTCTACCAGTTCAAGGTCAACATCAAGTCCCCACGCCAGGGCCGGAAGTGGCCCTGGCACCAGGACTACGCCTTCTGGGCCCACGAGGACGGGATGCCCGAGCCCGACGCGGTGAACATCGCCCTGCACCTCGACGAGGTGCACGAGTCCAACGGCCCGCTCACCGTGCTCACCGGCTCCCACACACTCGGCCTGGTGACGACGGGCGGGACCGCCCGCGGCCGGGACTGGCAGGACCATGTCTCGGCCAGGCTCACCCACACGATCCCGGAGGACGAGATCCCCGCACTGACCGCGAAGTTCCCGCCGCGTTCCTTACTGGGCCCGGCGGGCACGGTCGCCGCCTTCCACCCCTCGATCGTCCACTCCTCCACCGACAACACCTCCGCGGACCGCCGCGCCGTCCTCCTGCTCACCTACAACTCCGTCACCAACACCCCGACCCGGCTGACCCGCCCCGCCTTCCTGGTCGACCCCGACAGCACACCGGTACGACGGCTGGCGAACGCGCTCACCTGA
- a CDS encoding AMP-binding protein yields the protein MTGTVIDTLLDSARNSPDRLAFRVIERNEEEFALSCADVARLIGETATGLKAQGLTEGDHVILVLPTSRDFLALYLGCLYAGVVPIVAAEPTGGGTERYTATLSGLAERARARRIIAAPELTDTLAAGLPVLVSTPDALRGAYAAPDTPRARPESLAHLQATSGSTGAPKLAMIRHRNIVANVGAIAEAIHARPDDSLVSWLPLFHDMGLIGISYALQARIPMILADPVTFLRNPLSWLRWISRYGGTLSPAPSSAFHICARVARRRPPGELDLSSWRVALCGAEPVHEHTMREFQDAFGPFGLPDTTLLPVYGLAEATLAVTISDVERPYAVDRVDAEAVAAKGHAEPRPADDPRSVGMMCVGPVLPGHRLRVVDEDGSLLPERAVGEIEVAGPSVIDGYLPGPEQAVHEQESRTADGYLRTGDLGYLLDGEVFVTGRRKDIVIIAGRNYVPDQLERFVEAVTESPRTPAVVAVGVPDRDLLTEQLHLLLDERLAQESERQTLADRVSRALAEAFGISGVAFHWIARSKLPRTTSGKIQRHLCRKLIQEQTS from the coding sequence ATGACCGGGACCGTCATCGACACCCTCCTCGACAGCGCCCGGAACAGCCCGGACCGCCTCGCCTTCCGGGTGATCGAGCGCAACGAGGAGGAGTTCGCCCTCAGTTGCGCGGACGTGGCCCGCCTCATCGGCGAGACCGCGACCGGACTGAAGGCGCAGGGGCTCACCGAGGGCGACCACGTCATCCTCGTCCTGCCCACCTCCCGCGACTTCCTGGCCCTCTACCTCGGCTGCCTGTACGCCGGAGTCGTCCCGATCGTCGCCGCGGAACCGACCGGTGGCGGCACCGAGCGCTACACGGCGACCCTCAGCGGACTCGCCGAGCGGGCCCGCGCCCGCCGGATCATCGCGGCCCCCGAGTTGACGGACACCCTCGCGGCCGGACTGCCGGTCCTGGTCAGCACCCCGGACGCGCTGCGCGGCGCCTACGCAGCGCCCGACACACCCCGCGCCCGGCCGGAGTCCCTCGCCCACCTCCAGGCCACCTCCGGCTCCACCGGCGCCCCCAAACTCGCCATGATCCGGCACCGCAACATCGTCGCCAACGTGGGCGCGATCGCCGAGGCGATCCACGCCAGACCGGACGACTCACTGGTGAGCTGGCTGCCTCTGTTCCACGACATGGGCCTCATCGGCATCTCCTACGCCCTCCAGGCCCGTATCCCGATGATCCTCGCGGACCCCGTCACCTTCCTGCGCAACCCCCTGTCCTGGCTGCGCTGGATCAGCCGCTACGGCGGCACCCTCTCGCCCGCTCCCAGCTCGGCGTTCCACATCTGCGCGCGGGTCGCGCGGCGCCGTCCGCCGGGCGAACTCGACCTGTCGAGCTGGCGGGTCGCCCTGTGCGGCGCGGAACCCGTGCACGAGCACACCATGCGCGAGTTCCAGGACGCCTTCGGCCCGTTCGGGCTGCCCGACACCACCCTGCTGCCCGTGTACGGGCTGGCGGAGGCCACGCTCGCGGTGACCATCTCCGATGTCGAACGGCCGTATGCGGTGGACCGCGTGGACGCCGAGGCCGTGGCGGCGAAGGGGCACGCCGAGCCGCGCCCGGCCGACGATCCGCGCAGCGTCGGCATGATGTGCGTCGGCCCGGTGCTGCCCGGCCACCGGCTGCGGGTGGTCGACGAGGACGGTTCACTGTTGCCGGAGCGGGCGGTCGGTGAGATCGAGGTGGCCGGGCCCAGCGTCATCGACGGCTATCTGCCGGGGCCGGAACAGGCCGTCCACGAGCAGGAGTCGAGGACCGCGGACGGCTACCTCCGGACCGGCGATCTCGGCTACCTGCTCGACGGCGAGGTCTTCGTCACCGGCCGCCGCAAGGACATCGTCATCATCGCCGGCCGCAACTACGTCCCGGACCAGCTGGAGCGGTTCGTGGAAGCCGTCACCGAGTCCCCGCGCACCCCGGCGGTCGTCGCCGTCGGCGTCCCGGACCGGGACCTGCTCACCGAGCAGCTCCATCTGCTGCTCGACGAGCGGCTCGCGCAGGAGAGCGAGCGTCAGACGCTCGCCGACCGGGTGAGCCGCGCCCTCGCCGAGGCGTTCGGGATCTCCGGCGTCGCCTTTCACTGGATCGCCCGCTCCAAGCTGCCCCGTACCACCAGCGGCAAGATCCAACGCCACCTGTGCCGCAAGTTGATCCAGGAACAGACCAGTTGA